The DNA window TTTCGCCAAACTACGAGTAAAACCTTCAACTCCGGCCTTGGCAGCACAGTAGTTACCCTGTCCCGGGTTCCCCATGCTGGCAACCACCGAACTGACGTTAATCACTCGGCCCCAGCGCGCTTTCGCCATGCCTCTCAGCACAGCCTTGCTGGTGCGATAAACGCTGGACAAATTGGTTTCAAGCACCGATGCCCAATCGTCATCTTTCAAGCGCATCAATAAGTTATCACGAGTAATACCCGCGTTATTGACTAAAATCAGTGGTGCACCTGATTTTTCTGCGATCTGTTTCAATCCTGCATCAATGCTTTCCGGGTCCGCCACATTCATTACAAGGCCATAGCCGTTATACCCGGCCGCTTTCAGCCCTTCGGATATAGAGGCAGCGCCTTCAGCACTTGTTGCGGTGCCAATCACTTCAGCACCCAAATGCGCCAATGCGTGAGCAATGGCCTTACCAATGCCCCGAGTTGCCCCGGTAACCAGCGCTACCTTGCCTTCCAACGACATAACCTACTCCGCCTATCAGGATTGACGCAGTGCTTCGATAGCACCCGCCATAGAATCAGGATCTTCAATACCATGTACTGGCAAGCCACGCTCAATGCGCTTGACCAAACCGGCCAGAATCTTGCCAGAACCGCATTCAACCGCTACTCCAACACCTTCGCTGGTCAGCGTGCGGATCGAATCCGTCCACAACACCGGAGAATACAGCTGCTTCAACAAGTTCGATTTCAAGGTATCTGCGTCTGTCGCAACCCCTGCATGAACATTCTGCACAACGGGGATGACAGCGTCATTAAACCTCACATCGTCCAGTGCATCCGCCAACTCTTCTGCAGCGCCTTTCATCAGTGCGCAATGAGAAGGCACACTGACGGGCAACGGCATCGCTTTACGAGCACCACGAGCTTTACACGCTTCGATTGCTCGCTCTACTGCTGCTAAAGAACCGGCAATAACTACCTGCCCCGGTGCATTGAAGTTCACCGCGGCAACCACATCACCCTGCGCAGACTCTTCGCACGCGGCAATTACTTCGGCATCGTCCAACCCAAGTATCGCAGCCATCTTGCCTTCGCCAGCTGGCACAGCCTCTTGCATCAGCTCACCGCGCAGCTGGACGAGCTTAACAGCCTCAACAAAATCGAGACTCTCGGCCGCCACCAGCGCACTGTATTCACCCAAGCTGTGGCCCGCCACGAAACTGGGCTGCGGCCCACCGGACACTAACCACTGGCGCCACAGTGCCACGCTGGCCGTCAGCAGAACGGGCTGGGTAACCATTGTTTGATTTAGTTCCTCAGCCGGACCGTTCTGGCATACGTGCCAGAGGTCATAGCCAAGCACATTAGAAGCATCACTAAAGGTTTCAGCGATCATCGGCCATGCTTCAGCAGCACTTGATAACATGCCAACCGACTGAGAACCTTGTCCGGGAAAAATAAACGCTGATTTCATAGGAGCGATCTTATCGTTATTGGGGATTAGAGGAGATTAGCCAATAGTACAAGCTCGGCCAATTATCCGCGATAAAGTAAGTTAATAGGGGCCGACTTTAGTCTCAAACAACCTAAAACAACAAGTCATCAAGCCGCTCATTAATCCTGCGGGGAACTTCGTGAGTTACTTCGCACACCGCCTGCCGTATCGCAGCCAGCATTGCTCGCTCGTTGGCGTTACCGTGGCTTTTTATAACAACACCTTGCAGCCCTAAAAGGCTGGCACCGTTATGCCGGGAGGGATCCATCAACTGCAACAAACGCCCCATAACCGGCCGAGCCAACAACCCCACGATACGACCATACATGGAGCGGGTAAAAGCCTGCTCCAGCAACTCAATAAGCAACCCGGCAACGCCCTCGCCCGTTTTGAGCGCGATGTTGCCAACAAACCCATCACAGACTACAACATCAGCGACGTCCCGAAATAGGTCGCTACCCTCGACATACCCTATATAGTTCAAAGATTCGGACTGGGCGAGCATGTGTGATGCCAGGCGCACCTGCTCATTACCCTTTATCTCTTCTTCACCCACATTGAGCAAGGCAATACGGGGCTCTGCAAGTTCGGAGACGGCAGTGGCCATCAAGGAACCCATCAACGCATATTGATAGAGATTTTCAGCACTGGAATCGACATTAGCACCGAGGTCCAGAACGAGACATCGACCACGAAGAGAGGGAATAAGTTTAGCGATAGCTGGCCGCTCGATCCCAGGGTACATACGGATCAAAGACCGCCCAAAAGCCATGAGCGCTCCGGTGTTGCCGGCACTGACACAGCCTTGAGCCTCGCCATCACGAACCAGACCGAGGGCGATAGCCATAGAGGAATTGCGCTTGTGGCGTAAAGCATGGGAAGGGCGTTCGTTCATGCGCACCACATCGGCCGCTTCAACAACGCGAATTCTTGGATGCCCATCATGCAACAAGGCCTCAAGCTCGCTCCGGATACCTACCAGAACAAGACTCAAGGCCTCATTTTCACGCACTGCTTCCAGCGCAGCATGGACGACCACCTCGGCACCACGATCACCGCTCATGGCATCGACGGCAATGGTGATTGGATTACTCACCGCTCGTCCATAAGACACAGGTCAGAAGATAGCGTCGAGTATTACTCGTCGCGCGCTTCAACAACCTGCTTGCCGCGGTAGAAACCATCCGGAGATACGTGGTGGCGACGATGAACTTCACCAGTTGTTGCATCAGTGGACAGCGCGGAAGTTGGCAGCGCGTCGTGTGAACGGCGCATGCCGCGCTTGGAACGGGTCTTGCGACTCTTCTGTACAGCCATGGTTAAACTCCTGACCTATTTATGAAAACGTTAATGCTTAGTCGTCTTGAAACCCGCCAGCACGCTGAACGGATTATCATCTCTTTTCTTCGCCTCGGGCTCAACAGGAGCGTTTGACGGCTCCAGCGCTTCAAGGTCTTCTTTCGCCGGACACTCATCCCTTTCGTGAAGCGGGAACGGGGGCAACACTAGAAGAAGCTCGTCTTCTACCATTTCCCACAAGTTCGCCGTGAAATCCTCACAAAGGAACGGTTCCAACGTTTTTGGTAACCGTTGAGCCTGCTCATCACTGCTGACCAGACCCAAATCAAAGCTCGACGTCAACGTGACCTGCATGTCGTTCATACAACGCTGACACACCAGAGTGACCGGAGCCGACAACTCTCCTGATACAACCCTCCGGCGCTCACCATCCTGATAGAAGGACAGTTCTGCGTGGCATTCGCGGCCTTTTTGCGAGCCACCTACCGCTTCTCCAAAACGAGCAAGACCCTCGAGCGGTATTACCCCCTCAAGTGTCGCTTTTTGTTCCGCCAACCGTATGGGATCAACAGATTTTGGAAGTTCGGCGTTCGGCGCTTTAGTCATAGGCGCGCAATTTTAGGGAGGAGACCGCCTGCTGTCAAAGACTTAATCGCTTTTATGGCAAGCCTTCCCGTTTAAGTAGGGGTATTCTACGATATTCTCGGCAATCCACTCAACGAACACACAGCAATCAGGCCCCTATGAAACGTACTATTTTGCTCGCTTCATCGTCACCGTACCGAAAACAACTGCTGGAACGCCTCAATCTACCCTTCGACTGCGCCAGCCCCGACATCGACGAAAGCCCCACCCCAGCTGAAAATGCAGAAACGCTCGCCGTACGCTTGGCCACTGAAAAAGCGCGGGCTCTAGCGAAGAGCCATCCAAACACACTTCTTATCGGATCTGACCAGGTAGCCACCCTGCCCGACGGCAGCCTACTCAATAAACCTAACTCACACGAACAAGCCGTCAAACAGCTGACCCGCAGCAGCGGTCAGTGCGTACAGTTCTGCACCGGCCTGGCGGTACTAGACAGCCAAACCGGCGATTTAAAGACCCACTGCGAGCTGTTCACTGTGCGCTTTCGAAATCTCTCGCAAGATGAAATCACCGGTTATCTGAACAAAGAGCAACCCTACGACTGTGCCGGCAGCTTTAAAATGGAGGGATTGGGCATCACGCTTTTCAGCAGCCTGGAAGGCCGGGATCCTAACAGCCTTATCGGCCTACCCCTTATCGCCCTTGCCGGCATGTTGCGGGAATTCGGCGTAAACCCACTCCTCGACAACTAGCCAGCCATCAAACCGTCAATTAACGCAACTCAAGCCGCGACTGAAGCAAATGCGCAGCCACCCCTTCGCCAAACGACACCCCCAGCTGCTCAATGAACTGCTGGAATGGCGAAGGCCCACGACTGTAATCGACCAACTCTTCGGCACCCACCACTTCACGTGCCACCCAAGAGCTACTACCCAAACCATCAATCAAGCCAAATTCCAGCGCCTGCTCACCACTCCAAACCAAGCCACTGAATAACTTGTCATTATCGACCAACCGGTCGCCACGACCTTCCTTGACGGCCGAAATGAATTGGTTGTGCGTGTTCTCGAGTACGCTCTGCCAAAATTCCACATCCTCTTCTCGCTCTGGCGTGAAGGGATCCAGAAACGCTTTATTCTCGCCGGCGGTGTACAAACGGCGCTCTACCCCCAGCTTTTCCATCAACGTATTGAATCCGAATCCACCGGCCACAACACCGATCGAACCCACAAGACTGGCACGGTTTGCGTAAATCTCATCCGCTGCAGCCGCAATATAATAAGCGCCTGAGGCACCGACATCTGCAATCACGGCGTACACTTTCTTCTCGGGGTACTCCTGGCGCAGACGCTTGATCTCGTCATACACATAACCCGACTGCACAGGACTTCCGCCCGGACTGTTTATTCGTAAAACAACCGCTTTCGAGGTTTCCGCCTCAAACGCCGCTCGCAGCGAACCAACCAAATTATCGGCACTCGCCAGCTCATCCGCTGAAATCGGGCCGCTCAACTCGACCAGAGCCGTATGCTGGTCCGGAACCACACCCATACCATCACTGATGGGCGACCGAATCATCGCAATCAGCGCAATCAGCGCAAACAAATAAATGAACGTGAGCAATTTAAAAAAGATGCCCCAACGGCGGCTTCGCTTTTGCTCTGCCTGAAGCGACATCACCAGCTTTTCAATCAACTTCCAGTCGCGGTTCGACTCCGGTGGTATTGCTGGCTTTCTCGAACCAAAAATACCACCCTTGCCCGATTCCGAATCACTCATTCTCTATCCCTTTACTCGCAAACACTTAATAAATACACATCAAAGCCCAAGAACACGACGCAAATCGCCGAC is part of the Marinobacter sp. JH2 genome and encodes:
- the fabD gene encoding ACP S-malonyltransferase, giving the protein MKSAFIFPGQGSQSVGMLSSAAEAWPMIAETFSDASNVLGYDLWHVCQNGPAEELNQTMVTQPVLLTASVALWRQWLVSGGPQPSFVAGHSLGEYSALVAAESLDFVEAVKLVQLRGELMQEAVPAGEGKMAAILGLDDAEVIAACEESAQGDVVAAVNFNAPGQVVIAGSLAAVERAIEACKARGARKAMPLPVSVPSHCALMKGAAEELADALDDVRFNDAVIPVVQNVHAGVATDADTLKSNLLKQLYSPVLWTDSIRTLTSEGVGVAVECGSGKILAGLVKRIERGLPVHGIEDPDSMAGAIEALRQS
- a CDS encoding Maf family nucleotide pyrophosphatase, with the translated sequence MKRTILLASSSPYRKQLLERLNLPFDCASPDIDESPTPAENAETLAVRLATEKARALAKSHPNTLLIGSDQVATLPDGSLLNKPNSHEQAVKQLTRSSGQCVQFCTGLAVLDSQTGDLKTHCELFTVRFRNLSQDEITGYLNKEQPYDCAGSFKMEGLGITLFSSLEGRDPNSLIGLPLIALAGMLREFGVNPLLDN
- a CDS encoding YceD family protein, with product MTKAPNAELPKSVDPIRLAEQKATLEGVIPLEGLARFGEAVGGSQKGRECHAELSFYQDGERRRVVSGELSAPVTLVCQRCMNDMQVTLTSSFDLGLVSSDEQAQRLPKTLEPFLCEDFTANLWEMVEDELLLVLPPFPLHERDECPAKEDLEALEPSNAPVEPEAKKRDDNPFSVLAGFKTTKH
- the fabG gene encoding 3-oxoacyl-ACP reductase FabG; this translates as MSLEGKVALVTGATRGIGKAIAHALAHLGAEVIGTATSAEGAASISEGLKAAGYNGYGLVMNVADPESIDAGLKQIAEKSGAPLILVNNAGITRDNLLMRLKDDDWASVLETNLSSVYRTSKAVLRGMAKARWGRVINVSSVVASMGNPGQGNYCAAKAGVEGFTRSLAKEMSNRGITANCVAPGFIDTDMTKKLDEKQRNAMLEIIPAGRLGEPDEIASVVAFLASDGAAYVTGETIHVNGGMYMG
- the rpmF gene encoding 50S ribosomal protein L32 translates to MAVQKSRKTRSKRGMRRSHDALPTSALSTDATTGEVHRRHHVSPDGFYRGKQVVEARDE
- the plsX gene encoding phosphate acyltransferase PlsX, with translation MSGDRGAEVVVHAALEAVRENEALSLVLVGIRSELEALLHDGHPRIRVVEAADVVRMNERPSHALRHKRNSSMAIALGLVRDGEAQGCVSAGNTGALMAFGRSLIRMYPGIERPAIAKLIPSLRGRCLVLDLGANVDSSAENLYQYALMGSLMATAVSELAEPRIALLNVGEEEIKGNEQVRLASHMLAQSESLNYIGYVEGSDLFRDVADVVVCDGFVGNIALKTGEGVAGLLIELLEQAFTRSMYGRIVGLLARPVMGRLLQLMDPSRHNGASLLGLQGVVIKSHGNANERAMLAAIRQAVCEVTHEVPRRINERLDDLLF
- a CDS encoding S49 family peptidase, yielding MSDSESGKGGIFGSRKPAIPPESNRDWKLIEKLVMSLQAEQKRSRRWGIFFKLLTFIYLFALIALIAMIRSPISDGMGVVPDQHTALVELSGPISADELASADNLVGSLRAAFEAETSKAVVLRINSPGGSPVQSGYVYDEIKRLRQEYPEKKVYAVIADVGASGAYYIAAAADEIYANRASLVGSIGVVAGGFGFNTLMEKLGVERRLYTAGENKAFLDPFTPEREEDVEFWQSVLENTHNQFISAVKEGRGDRLVDNDKLFSGLVWSGEQALEFGLIDGLGSSSWVAREVVGAEELVDYSRGPSPFQQFIEQLGVSFGEGVAAHLLQSRLELR